In Populus nigra chromosome 10, ddPopNigr1.1, whole genome shotgun sequence, the following proteins share a genomic window:
- the LOC133704763 gene encoding sulfate transporter 3.1-like isoform X2 — protein sequence MGNPYYECPLPVTIPPAKPFLESIKLGIKETLFPDDPFRQFKNQPASRKFILGMQYFVPILEWAPRYTFEFFKADLIAGITIASLAVPQGISYASLASLPPIIGLYSSFVPPLVYAMLGSSRDLAVGTVAVASLLISSMLGKEVNPNENAKLYVQLALTATFFAGVFQAALGLLRLGFIVDFLSHATIVGFMGGAATVVCLQQLKGILGLVRFTHGTDLVSVLRSVFSQTHQWRWESGVLGCCFLFFLVLTRYVSKRKPCFFWINAMAPMMSVIVGSVLVYLTNAEKYGVQVIGHLEKGLNPLSVSELAFGSPYMVAAIKTGIITGVISLAEGVAVGRSFAMFKNYHIDGNKEMIAFGMMNIAGSCASCYLTTGPFSRTAVNFNAGCKTAGSNIVMATAVMVTLLFLTPLFHYTPIVVLSSIIIAAMLGLIDYEAAIGLWKVDKCDFIVCVSAYIGVVFGSVEIGLVIAVTISLLRMLLSVARPRTFLLGNIPNSMIFRSIDQYPIANNIPGVLILQIDAPVYFANANYLRERWIYEEDEKLKSTGGSSLQYVILDLSAVGSTDTSGISMFKEVKKNIDRRGLKLVLANPRSEVIKKLVKSKFIESFGQEWIYLTVGEAVAACNFMLHASKSNNQVADEFDAHNNA from the exons ATGGGTAACCCCTACTATGAATGCCCACTTCCTGTCACAATTCCTCCAGCAAAACCATTTCTTGAGTCCATAAAATTAGGTATCAAGGAGACTCTTTTCCCTGATGACCCTTTTAGGCAATTCAAGAACCAGCCAGCGTCTAGGAAATTCATTTTGGGAATGCAGTACTTTGTACCTATCCTGGAATGGGCTCCTCGTTACACTTTCGAGTTCTTCAAAGCTGATCTTATAGCTGGAATTACTATTGCCAGTCTAGCAGTTCCTCAAGGGATAAGTTATGCAAGTCTTGCTAGCTTACCTCCAATCATTGGACTAT ATTCAAGCTTTGTGCCACCTTTGGTGTATGCCATGTTGGGGAGTTCAAGAGATTTGGCCGTGGGTACTGTAGCTGTGGCATCGCTTCTCATATCTTCCATGTTAGGGAAGGAGGTTAACCCTAATGAGAACGCTAAGCTCTATGTTCAGTTAGCTTTAACTGCCACCTTTTTTGCTGGAGTTTTCCAAGCTGCTCTTGGCTTATTaag GCTTGGTTTTATTGTGGACTTTTTGTCCCATGCAACAATAGTGGGTTTCATGGGTGGGGCTGCCACGGTTGTTTGCCTTCAGCAACTAAAGGGCATTCTTGGGTTAGTTCGTTTCACTCATGGGACAGATCTTGTATCGGTTCTGCGTTCAGTCTTTAGCCAAACACACCAG TGGAGATGGGAAAGTGGTGTCTTGGGTTgttgttttctcttcttcctcgTTCTCACAAGATACGTT AGCAAGAGAAAGCCATGCTTCTTTTGGATAAATGCGATGGCACCCATGATGTCTGTTATTGTTGGAAGTGTTCTTGTTTATTTGACCAACGCTGAGAAATACGGAGTTCAAGTG ATTGGTCACCTAGAGAAGGGCTTGAATCCACTATCTGTATCTGAGTTGGCTTTTGGGTCACCGTATATGGTGGCAGCTATTAAAACAGGGATCATAACTGGTGTCATATCTCTTGCT GAAGGAGTAGCTGTTGGGAGGAGCTTTGCCATGTTCAAGAATTATCATATTGATGGAAACAAAGAGATGATCGCATTTGGGATGATGAATATTGCAGGCTCTTGCGCCTCTTGTTATCTGACCACAG GACCATTTTCGCGAACTGCGGTGAATTTTAATGCAGGATGCAAAACAGCAGGCTCTAACATAGTCATGGCAACTGCTGTAATGGTCACGTTGCTATTTCTGACACCGTTGTTCCATTACACCCCCATAGTGGTTCTCTCCTCCATTATCATTGCTGCGATGCTTGGCCTCATTGATTATGAAGCTGCAATTGGCCTCTGGAAAGTTGACAAGTGCGACTTCATTGTTTGCGTGAGTGCATACATTGGAGTTGTCTTTGGCAGTGTGGAAATTGGCTTGGTCATTGCT GTCACAATTTCTTTGCTAAGGATGCTCCTGTCTGTAGCAAGGCCAAGGACATTTCTTTTAGGCAACATTCCCAACTCCATGATCTTTAGAAGCATAGACCAATACCCGATTGCAAACAATATTCCAGGAGTTCTCATTCTCCAGATTGATGCACCAGTCTACTTTGCCAACGCAAACTACTTAAGAGAAAG ATGGATCTACGAGGAGGATGAAAAGCTAAAATCCACAGGAGGATCAAGCTTACAGTATGTGATACTAGATCTCAGTG CTGTTGGCAGCACAGATACAAGTGGAATCAGCATGTTCAaagaagtaaagaaaaacaTCGATAGAAGAGGTCTCAAG CTCGTACTGGCCAATCCAAGAAGTGAGGTAATTAAGAAGCTAGTAAAGTCGAAGTTCATCGAAAGCTTTGGTCAGGAATGGATCTATCTGACAGTAGGAGAGGCTGTAGCAGCATGCAATTTTATGCTACATGCAAGCAAATCAAATAATCAGGTCGCAGATGAGTTTGACGCGCACAATAATGCCTGA
- the LOC133704763 gene encoding sulfate transporter 3.1-like isoform X1, which yields MGNPYYECPLPVTIPPAKPFLESIKLGIKETLFPDDPFRQFKNQPASRKFILGMQYFVPILEWAPRYTFEFFKADLIAGITIASLAVPQGISYASLASLPPIIGLYSSFVPPLVYAMLGSSRDLAVGTVAVASLLISSMLGKEVNPNENAKLYVQLALTATFFAGVFQAALGLLRLGFIVDFLSHATIVGFMGGAATVVCLQQLKGILGLVRFTHGTDLVSVLRSVFSQTHQWRWESGVLGCCFLFFLVLTRYVSKRKPCFFWINAMAPMMSVIVGSVLVYLTNAEKYGVQVIGHLEKGLNPLSVSELAFGSPYMVAAIKTGIITGVISLAEGVAVGRSFAMFKNYHIDGNKEMIAFGMMNIAGSCASCYLTTGPFSRTAVNFNAGCKTAGSNIVMATAVMVTLLFLTPLFHYTPIVVLSSIIIAAMLGLIDYEAAIGLWKVDKCDFIVCVSAYIGVVFGSVEIGLVIAVTISLLRMLLSVARPRTFLLGNIPNSMIFRSIDQYPIANNIPGVLILQIDAPVYFANANYLRERISRWIYEEDEKLKSTGGSSLQYVILDLSAVGSTDTSGISMFKEVKKNIDRRGLKLVLANPRSEVIKKLVKSKFIESFGQEWIYLTVGEAVAACNFMLHASKSNNQVADEFDAHNNA from the exons ATGGGTAACCCCTACTATGAATGCCCACTTCCTGTCACAATTCCTCCAGCAAAACCATTTCTTGAGTCCATAAAATTAGGTATCAAGGAGACTCTTTTCCCTGATGACCCTTTTAGGCAATTCAAGAACCAGCCAGCGTCTAGGAAATTCATTTTGGGAATGCAGTACTTTGTACCTATCCTGGAATGGGCTCCTCGTTACACTTTCGAGTTCTTCAAAGCTGATCTTATAGCTGGAATTACTATTGCCAGTCTAGCAGTTCCTCAAGGGATAAGTTATGCAAGTCTTGCTAGCTTACCTCCAATCATTGGACTAT ATTCAAGCTTTGTGCCACCTTTGGTGTATGCCATGTTGGGGAGTTCAAGAGATTTGGCCGTGGGTACTGTAGCTGTGGCATCGCTTCTCATATCTTCCATGTTAGGGAAGGAGGTTAACCCTAATGAGAACGCTAAGCTCTATGTTCAGTTAGCTTTAACTGCCACCTTTTTTGCTGGAGTTTTCCAAGCTGCTCTTGGCTTATTaag GCTTGGTTTTATTGTGGACTTTTTGTCCCATGCAACAATAGTGGGTTTCATGGGTGGGGCTGCCACGGTTGTTTGCCTTCAGCAACTAAAGGGCATTCTTGGGTTAGTTCGTTTCACTCATGGGACAGATCTTGTATCGGTTCTGCGTTCAGTCTTTAGCCAAACACACCAG TGGAGATGGGAAAGTGGTGTCTTGGGTTgttgttttctcttcttcctcgTTCTCACAAGATACGTT AGCAAGAGAAAGCCATGCTTCTTTTGGATAAATGCGATGGCACCCATGATGTCTGTTATTGTTGGAAGTGTTCTTGTTTATTTGACCAACGCTGAGAAATACGGAGTTCAAGTG ATTGGTCACCTAGAGAAGGGCTTGAATCCACTATCTGTATCTGAGTTGGCTTTTGGGTCACCGTATATGGTGGCAGCTATTAAAACAGGGATCATAACTGGTGTCATATCTCTTGCT GAAGGAGTAGCTGTTGGGAGGAGCTTTGCCATGTTCAAGAATTATCATATTGATGGAAACAAAGAGATGATCGCATTTGGGATGATGAATATTGCAGGCTCTTGCGCCTCTTGTTATCTGACCACAG GACCATTTTCGCGAACTGCGGTGAATTTTAATGCAGGATGCAAAACAGCAGGCTCTAACATAGTCATGGCAACTGCTGTAATGGTCACGTTGCTATTTCTGACACCGTTGTTCCATTACACCCCCATAGTGGTTCTCTCCTCCATTATCATTGCTGCGATGCTTGGCCTCATTGATTATGAAGCTGCAATTGGCCTCTGGAAAGTTGACAAGTGCGACTTCATTGTTTGCGTGAGTGCATACATTGGAGTTGTCTTTGGCAGTGTGGAAATTGGCTTGGTCATTGCT GTCACAATTTCTTTGCTAAGGATGCTCCTGTCTGTAGCAAGGCCAAGGACATTTCTTTTAGGCAACATTCCCAACTCCATGATCTTTAGAAGCATAGACCAATACCCGATTGCAAACAATATTCCAGGAGTTCTCATTCTCCAGATTGATGCACCAGTCTACTTTGCCAACGCAAACTACTTAAGAGAAAG GATTTCAAGATGGATCTACGAGGAGGATGAAAAGCTAAAATCCACAGGAGGATCAAGCTTACAGTATGTGATACTAGATCTCAGTG CTGTTGGCAGCACAGATACAAGTGGAATCAGCATGTTCAaagaagtaaagaaaaacaTCGATAGAAGAGGTCTCAAG CTCGTACTGGCCAATCCAAGAAGTGAGGTAATTAAGAAGCTAGTAAAGTCGAAGTTCATCGAAAGCTTTGGTCAGGAATGGATCTATCTGACAGTAGGAGAGGCTGTAGCAGCATGCAATTTTATGCTACATGCAAGCAAATCAAATAATCAGGTCGCAGATGAGTTTGACGCGCACAATAATGCCTGA
- the LOC133704531 gene encoding hsp70-Hsp90 organizing protein 2-like isoform X1, giving the protein MAEAEKGSATTGSNEGNGKEEISLKDKGNEFFKAGNYLKAAALYTQAIKLDPSNPTLYSNRAAAFLQLVKLNKALADAETTITLNPQWEKGYFRKGCVLEAMEQYDNALATFQIALQYNPRSTEVSRKIKRISQLAKDKKRAQEVESMRSNVNMEKHLETLKSEMSEMLGSEECFKEMFSFLVETMETAVKTWHEASKVDPRVYFLLDKEKTLTDKYAPVVNIDKAFESPHTHGNCFSFLRQYAEDSFSKAACVVVPKNIISYPQVWKGQGSRKWRHGQHDGIFVQYESPLMRKIWFIASSNEKGQTLCRDPEILDISAHEVLPRLFK; this is encoded by the exons ATGGCCGAAGCAGAGAAAGGATCAGCTACGACAGGCTCCAACGAAGGTAATGGTAAGGAGGAGATATCATTGAAAGACAAAGGCAATGAATTCTTTAAAGCAGGGAACTATCTCAAAGCTGCTGCTCTTTATACTCAGGCTATCAAGCTTGACCCTTCAAATCCCACTCTTTATAG CAATCGTGCTGCAGCATTTTTGCAATTGGTCAAGCTTAATAAAGCACTTGCTGATGCCGAGACAACTATCACATTGAATCCTCAATGGGAAAAG GGATATTTCAGGAAAGGGTGTGTATTAGAGGCCATGGAACAGTATGATAAT GCATTGGctacttttcaaatagctttacAATACAATCCACGGAGCACTGAAGTATCAAGAAAGATTAAGAGGATATCCCAATTGGCCAAAGACAAAAAACGAGCTCAAGAGGTTGAGAGCATGAGATCCAATGTTAACATGGAAAAGCACTTGGAAACATTGAAATCTGAAATG TCTGAAATGCTTGGATCCGAAGaatgttttaaagaaatgtTCTCCTTTCTTGTTGAGACCATGGAGACAGCTGTAAAAACATGGCATGAAGCTTCTAAAGTGGATCCTAGAGTCTACTTTCTTCTTGACAAGGAAAAGACACTAACTGATAAATATGCTCCAGTTGTCAATATTGACAAG GCCTTTGAATCACCCCATACACATGGCAATTGCTTCTCATTTCTTAGGCAATATGCGGAGGATTCTTTCTCCAAGGCAGCTTGCGTAGTGGTGCCAAAGAATATCATATCTTATCCACAG GTTTGGAAAGGTCAAGGATCAAGAAAGTGGAGGCATGGGCAGCATGATGGCATCTTCGTTCAATATGAGTCACCTTTAATGCGAAAAATATGGTTTATTGCTAGCAGCAATGAAAAGGGGCAAACACTGTGCAG GGATCCAGAGATTCTAGATATTAGTGCTCATGAAGTGCTGCCACGCCTATTCAAATAA
- the LOC133704531 gene encoding hsp70-Hsp90 organizing protein 2-like isoform X2, with protein sequence MAEAEKGSATTGSNEGNGKEEISLKDKGNEFFKAGNYLKAAALYTQAIKLDPSNPTLYSNRAAAFLQLVKLNKALADAETTITLNPQWEKGYFRKGCVLEAMEQYDNALATFQIALQYNPRSTEVSRKIKRISQLAKDKKRAQEVESMRSNVNMEKHLETLKSEMSEMLGSEECFKEMFSFLVETMETAVKTWHEASKVDPRVYFLLDKEKTLTDKYAPVVNIDKAFESPHTHGNCFSFLRQYAEDSFSKAACVVVPKNIISYPQDL encoded by the exons ATGGCCGAAGCAGAGAAAGGATCAGCTACGACAGGCTCCAACGAAGGTAATGGTAAGGAGGAGATATCATTGAAAGACAAAGGCAATGAATTCTTTAAAGCAGGGAACTATCTCAAAGCTGCTGCTCTTTATACTCAGGCTATCAAGCTTGACCCTTCAAATCCCACTCTTTATAG CAATCGTGCTGCAGCATTTTTGCAATTGGTCAAGCTTAATAAAGCACTTGCTGATGCCGAGACAACTATCACATTGAATCCTCAATGGGAAAAG GGATATTTCAGGAAAGGGTGTGTATTAGAGGCCATGGAACAGTATGATAAT GCATTGGctacttttcaaatagctttacAATACAATCCACGGAGCACTGAAGTATCAAGAAAGATTAAGAGGATATCCCAATTGGCCAAAGACAAAAAACGAGCTCAAGAGGTTGAGAGCATGAGATCCAATGTTAACATGGAAAAGCACTTGGAAACATTGAAATCTGAAATG TCTGAAATGCTTGGATCCGAAGaatgttttaaagaaatgtTCTCCTTTCTTGTTGAGACCATGGAGACAGCTGTAAAAACATGGCATGAAGCTTCTAAAGTGGATCCTAGAGTCTACTTTCTTCTTGACAAGGAAAAGACACTAACTGATAAATATGCTCCAGTTGTCAATATTGACAAG GCCTTTGAATCACCCCATACACATGGCAATTGCTTCTCATTTCTTAGGCAATATGCGGAGGATTCTTTCTCCAAGGCAGCTTGCGTAGTGGTGCCAAAGAATATCATATCTTATCCACAG GATTTATGA
- the LOC133704141 gene encoding small ribosomal subunit protein eS1y-like — protein sequence MAVGKNKRISKGKKGGKKKAADPFSKKDWYDIKAPSVFSVKNVGKTLVTRTQGTKIASEGLKHRVFEVSLADLQGDEDNAYRKIRLRAEDVQGRNVLTNFWGMNFTNDKLRSLVRKWQTLIEAHVDVKTTDNYTLRMFCIGFTKRRPNQVKRTTYAQSSQIRQIRRKMRDIMTAQAASCDLKELVRKFIPESIGKEIEKATSSIYPLQNVFIRKVKILKAPKFDLGKLMEVHGDYSEDVGVKLDRPAEETMAEAPAETA from the exons ATGGCCGTTGG GAAGAACAAGAGAATTTCCAAGGGAAAGAAGGGAGGAAAGAAGAAGGC agCTGATCCATTTTCAAAGAAGGATTGGTATGATATCAAGGCTCCTTCAGTTTTCTCTGTGAAAAATGTTGGCAAGACTCTTGTTACTCGTACTCAGGGTACCAAG ATTGCTTCAGAAGGACTCAAACATCGTGTGTTTGAGGTCTCACTTGCGGACCTTCAAGGTGATGAGGATAATGCTTACAGAAAGATCCGATTGAGAGCTGAAGATGTTCAAGGGAGGAATGTTTTGACAAACTTCTGG GGAATGAATTTTACCAATGACAAGCTGAGGTCTTTGGTGAGGAAATGGCAAACTTTGATTGAAGCTCATGTTGATGTGAAAACCACTGATAACTACACTTTAAGAATGTTTTGCATTGGGTTCACTAAAAGGCGTCCCAACCAAGTCAAGAGGACTACTTATGCGCAGTCCAGCCAAATACGACAA aTCCGCCGTAAAATGAGGGACATCATGACAGCCCAAGCAGCTTCCTGTGATCTCAAGGAATTGGTCCGCAAGTTCATTCCTGAAAGCATTGGCAAGGAAATTGAGAAGGCAACTTCTAGCATATACCCGCTTCAAAATGTGTTCATTAGGAAAGTGAAGATCTTAAAGGCCCCAAAGTTTGATCTTGGAAAATTGATGGAG GTTCATGGGGACTACTCTGAAGATGTTGGTGTGAAGTTGGATAGGCCTGCAGAAGAGACCATGGCCGAGGCCCCTGCTGAAACTGCTTGA